A segment of the Bdellovibrio bacteriovorus genome:
ATCTTACGCTTCGGGCACCGGGACGAACACCCTTGTCTTTAACTATACAGTTCAAGCCACGGACACCGCGGCAGACCTGAATTATGCCGCCACCACGTCCCTGACAGTGGCTTCTGCCACCATTCGCGATGCCGCGGCCAACAATGCGACTCTGACCTTGCCGGCAACGGGGGCCGCGGGCTCTTTGGGCACGAACAAAAATATCGTGATCGACACGACCGCCCCAAGCATCACCACCTTCACGGTGACAAACACGACCCCGACGAACAGCACAACATTTAATATCACTTCGGCCGTCAGTGGCAGCCCGGCTACTTATTGTATTATGGAAAACAACACAGCCGTGGCATCGTGCACGTGGACAGCCGGAGCTTCACTACCAGCCACATTCACGGTAACGACTGTGAATGAAGCCAAAACACTTTATGCCTGGGTGAAAGATGCTGCCGGCAACGTCAGTGCAATGGCTAGTTCAGCATCGATTACATTCGATAACACTCCACCGACCGCAACCCTGTCCGGCCAGCCCACGGGGTCCAGTGCAAAGTATGCACTGAATATTGATGTCAATGGCAGTGATGTTGTCGCTTATAAATACAAATTGGGTGTCGCTGGTTCCACGGACTGTACTGTGGCAACCGGATACTCGGCCTCTGAAATATCCAGCTCAACAAATATCACTGACAACATTTCCGCACTGGCTAACGGAAGCATCAAAGTGTGCGTGGTCGGCAAAGACACCGCTGGAAACTGGCAGACCTATGCGACTGCAACCGCTGTGACCTGGACTAAAAATTCTCCGGCTATTCAGTTTAGCGCTACGACATCCAGTGTTTCTGAATACAACGATCCGACGCATACCGTGGCCGTCAGCATCCCGTCCGCCGTCGATATCGCCGTCAGTGTCAGCTATACATATTCCAATGGTTCCGCACCTTCTGCAACAATGGGATCTGACTATACCGCCACCAACGGCACGGCAACAATTGCGGCTGGCAGCACTTCCGTGAATATTTCAATTCCGATTCTTGATAACAGCACTGAAGAGTATGACGAAACATTCAAAATCACCCTGAGCGGCCCGGTGGGTGGTTCTTTGGGGGCTAACACCGTTCACACCGTGACTATCACGGATGACGAAGCTCCACCGCTGGTCACGATTCAGGACGTTTACGTTGTTGAAGGTTCTTCCACCAGCCTGATGGCGACACTATCGCATCCAACAGACAAAGGATCTGTCTCCATCAACTGGACGCGTGACACCTGCACCGGCACTGACTGTGCCACAGTTGGCACGGACTATACGATGGCAACCACTTCGGGCACTGCTTCTGTTGCGTCGGGGGCAACTTCGGTCACATTTGGCAGTCTGACAACAATCAACAACGCGGCTGACGAACTTTACAAACGCATTCCAATCAAAATCACCGGTATCACCGGCGGTACATCTTATATTTCCAACGCCGATATCTTTATCAACGACAATGACAGCCCGGCCGGAAAGGATGCCGTGGATGTTGTTGCCGGTGACAACCACACCTGCGCCCTGACCAGTAACGGTAACGTCTATTGTTGGGGCCACAATGGGGCCGCGCCCCTGGGACAAGGACACTACTATCCTAGTTCTTCACCACTGCTGGTTCCGTTGGCCGCCCCGGCCGTGGGGATAGCTTCTCTCTATAATAACGTCTGTGCTGTGTTAAACACCGGGGCGCTTTACTGTTGGGGTCAGGGAAGTCATGGTACTTATCCGGGGGGTGGTTTTACCGGAACCAGCTCGATAAGCACTCGTTTGACACCAACACTTGTAACCGGAATGAATTCGGGTGTCACCCAAGTCAGCATTGGCTGGGGTAACTCTTGCGCCATTCAAAACGGGGCCGTTTATTGCTGGGGTATCAAAGAAGGTGGCATTCTCGGGGATCCAGCAACCGCCTCCCCGACAACAGCACCCGTCGCTATTGCGAGCTTGAATTCGGGCGTAACAAAAATCTCAAGTGGCCAGTTCCATGCTTGTGCCATTAAATCCGGAGCATTGTACTGCTGGGGGCAAAACTCCAACGGCGAAGTGGGTGTTGGCAGCACCACTCTGGTGGGCACGCCGACGGCGATCAACGGCCTGGGAACTGTCACTGATGTTTGGACGGGATATTATGGCACCTGTGCGAAAAACAATTCCAATCAGGTCTATTGCTGGGGTAACAATTCCGACAACCAGCTTTTAAGCAATACCACTGCGGATGTCACCTCGCCGCTTTTGATGGCGGAACTTGCCGGAGCCACAGATATTTACTTTGGTATCCAGTTCTGCGCGGCTTTAGCCGGCGATTTGCATTGTAAAGGCAGAAACTATTTTGGCGAAGCCGGCATCAATCAGCCGACAGGAACCTCGGTGATTCCTTTGACCCCCGTTGTTGGAGGCTCTGGCGGTGTCACTGCCGTTGCGGGCTCTACAGGGGCTCACACCTGTTTCGTGCGCAGTGGCCAGGTTTATTGCACAGGATTCTCGGGATTCGGCCAGCACGGCGATCAGCAACCTCTGCAGTCCAATGCCCACGTTCTCAGCCCGAAATTCAGCGGTGCCAGCACCATTTCCATCTTCACTGAGCATGCTTGCGGCATCTTCAGCGGGGCCGTGAAATGTCTGGGTGACAGCTACTATAGCAAAACCGGAAATCTGCTGACAGATCGTATTTATCAGGCTCCGACCCAGGTGAAAAATCTGACCTCTGGAGCCACCAAGCTTGTCAGTTCCAGCACCGGCACATGTGCCGTTGTGTCAGGCGGGGTTCAATGCTGGGGTCGCAACTTTATTCGCGCTTCGGGAAGCACTTCGGGAAATCCGAATATTCCGACAGGACTGTCTTCAGGAGCTACGGACTTGGCAATGAGTTTTGGCAGCACTGTGTGCGCCATTAAGGCGGGCAAACTTTACTGTTGGGGTCAGGTTGATATCATCCCTTACTTGGACCTTGCTGTTGATTTCTATTATGCGCCCGTCGAAATCACCGCCGCTGGTTCCAATAACGTGTCCGTCACCTTGGGCCGCCATCATGCTTGCGTGTTGAAAACAGACAAAACCGTCTGGTGCACCGGCTACAATGCCCACGGTCAGTTGGGCCAAGGGGACACCTCTGACCGAATCAGTCTGCATCAGGTGCCGGGTCTGACGAATGTCGATGAATTGCAGGCTTCCAGCTATGGAACTTGTGCCCGCATCGGAACAACGTCCATCAAGTGTTGGGGGCAAATAACAGGAAATGGAACCAACACCAACCAAAAGACGCCGGTTGATATTGGAAGCTTCACCAACGTGACCCGACTGATCAGCGGTTACACCAACCACTGCGCGATCAACAACGGCGCCGCCTATTGCTGGGGCTTTAATCGCTATGACCAACACGGCTTGAATGACTATCAGACAAATGAATACCATTTTTCTCCGACGGCTTTGACGACTCTTAACGCCATCGGCACTGTGACTGATCTGGAAGTTCGTGGCGCTTATGGTATTTGCGGTAAAATTGGCACAAACTGGTACTGTTCGGGTATCGACACGAACAGCGAGCTGGGAACAAACAGAAAGCCGTTCCGTCTGGCGCCGGTTTCCATGGGGCCTTTCCCTAACTAAACCAAATCACTGCTTGATTAACCCTCTGCGTTTCCCCTAAATTTTAGGGGTTTACTAAACAGAGGATCCTCATGAAGAAACTACTTTTGTCCTTAATGGCCGGCCTTTTGGCGCCGACCATAGCCATGTCTCAATCCGAAGTAATCGACAACTCACAAAGCCCGCCCCGCCAGTGGAAGACGATTGAAAACGAATACGTTAAAGTCATCTATCCTGAAGCCTTCCGTCCCAAAGCGGTGTATGTGGCGAATCTCATCAAACACAACGCCGCCGTTGTGGGCCTGAGCTATGGAATCAGCAAACCGAAGAAAATCACCCTTATTATCCGCAATGAGGTGGCTCTTCCCAATGGTTTTGTAGCTCGCGCTCCCCGCCGCACAGAGTGGTTCAATGCCGGTGCCTACAGCCCCATGGTGGGATCTCTGGAATGGCTGCAGATTCTTTCCATCCACGAATACCGTCACGTACAGCAGATGGATGACTTCAATAAAAACACGGTTCGCTATTTCGATTACCTCTTCGGGGATCTGGGGCTGAATCTGGCCGATGTGATCTCTAAAAAACCATGGATGGCGGAAGGTGATGCCGTCTATGCCGAAACAAAATACACGGATGGTGGCCGGGGCCGGTCCCCGCGTTTCCTGACGCGTCTTAAAGGTATTTTGCTGGGGGGCGAAACCCCGACTTACGATCAATTTGTGAATGGGACCTATCGTGACGCTTTGGTGAATCAGTATGTTTACGGTTACGTGCTGATTTCCCGCGCGTATCAAAAATATGGTGATGATTTCTGGGAAAAACTGACCGACAAAATCACCCGCGGTCCCCACCCGTTCCGTCTGGAATCCGCGTTCAGGGAACTGACCGGCGTTGAGTTCCAGAGCTTCTACTATGAGACTTTCAACGAACTGCGCGAGGCATGGAAGAAAGACGCCTTCACCGACGCTCCCAAAACCGACTACACGGTAAGATTCAATCCCAAGGTTTCCAATAACAGTCTGTACTATGTGAAGTTTGACCTCAATACGGTCCCGGCCATCTACAAATCCACAGCACAGGGTGAAGAAAAAATCGCCGAAGTGCCGTATTCAGAAGACTTAAGCCGCATTGACTATTCCGGCACCCATGCTGTGTACACGGATTATGTGCCTCACCCGCGCTATGGATTTGAGGGCTCGGCAAATCTTGTTCTGGTGGATCTGACCGGTGGATCGAAGTCCTACATCACTTCAGGACGCCGCCTTTACAATCCGAAATTCAGCGCCAGCGGTAAATCCATTCTGGCAGCGGAGTTCAATGACAAGATGACCTGGGACATTCAAGAAATTGGTTTTGATGGAAAGAACCTGCGCACTCTGTCCCTTAAAGACCTTGATCTGATGGAGGCCGCTTCGCTGAACGGGGATGAAATTATCGCCGTGGCTTCCAACAACACCGGACACAAGGCCTTGATTCAGGCGCGCTTCGGTTCGGATCAATATAAGGTGCTTTTGCCGTTTTCCCGCAACAATATCTTCTGGCTGCAGACAAACTCAAACCAAGAAATTCTGTTCGAGGCACAGTACAAAGGCGCCAACGAAATCTTCCACGGAAACACCCTGGGTGAATTCAGGCAATGCACCCAGAGCAAAATTTCTGCTTACGCTCCAACCTTTGATGGAACAAGCCTGGTTTACACCGAAGAAACCCCCTACGGAGCCCGTACCAAGAAAGCGGAGTTGAGCTCATGCGCGGCCCTGCCGGCTTCCCAACTGGTTGACTTCAACTATCTGGGCGACAACCCCAGTGATAATTACAACAAGTTCCAGCCGGTACCACTGAGCGGCCAGGAAACCTTCTACACGGCGGATTCTGCCAAATACACCGAATCAGACTATGGGATGTTTGATGCGCGGGGTTTCACTCCGCACACCTGGAGCTTCTTTGGCGGTCGCGGCTTGGCTTTGACGGTGATCACGGACAACTATCTTCGCGATTTCGGTTCCGCCATCACGGTCGGTTCTGATGGCGAGGAAAACACCCCATTTACTTCCGTCAAGATCGACTTTAAACGGTACTGGCCGGTCTTCAGCATTCTGGGCGACATCCGCAACCGTGCTGCCGATGTGAATCTGAACACGCAGGAACTAACCTGGCGCGAGGGCTCTTACGGTTTGGGCGTGGCCTTGCCGTATGCCTTTAAACACCACCTGTACAACGGATACCTGCAGGTTGATTACTCTGCGAAGCTTTTAAAAACGGAAAGCTTCCGACTGGACAAGGTGTCTGTGCCGGGATCTCAAGCTTCCACTTACGCGGATCAAAAAGTGGGCCTTTTGTTCTCTTACACCAAATCCGCGCAGCACCGTGCGATTCTGCCTCCGCTGGGGGTCGACGTTCAGGCGTTCTATGAAGACGTGGATGGAGTGTCCAACGAAGAAGCTCCGGGTTCTTACCGAACTTACGGACAGGTTCGTCTGTACCTGCCAGGCTTCCTTGCTAATAATGGCATTCGTCTGACTGGGAATGGACAGGAGAACCGCGAAGGCACCGGCAATTACATCTTCCCGACTCCGGCATTCAATCCGGTGGGTTACATCTATTCCCGTGGCTTTGATTACCTGCCGGCAGATCGTTTTGTAAAGGGCAGCTTCGAGTACATGTTCCCGCTGTCTTATCCGGACTACAACCTGGGGGCGTGGATCTATTTCAAACGTCTTTATGGAAATCTGTACATGGATCACACCAAAGTCATCCTTGGCAACAACAACGCCAACCTGAACAGTTATGGTGCAGAGTTGATCGCACAATCTGTGATCTTCCGCTTCCTGCCAATCGACTTTGGCTTCCGCTATATTCAGAAAGTGGAACCGGCCGAGGGTGAAGGTGAAATCTTCCTGGGCACGAACTTAGCTGTGTTCTAAATAAAAAAGGCCTGCGCAATGCAGGCCTTTTGTTTTTCGATCTTAGCGACCGACAGTTCCGGGAATCCCGTCAAACATGATCCCCACCGTAAAGTAAGAACCCGACAGATCCAGAGAGTTCACACTGGTGCTGACCGAACCGGAGCGCTTCAGGTCATCCACCTTGTTGTGCTCAATAGCGCCTTCAAATACAAAATAGAATCGCTTGTAACCCAAAGCCAAAGAGACTCCCGCCGCAGCGTAAGGGGATGCGTACCAGCTCTCTCCGACACTCTTGGTGTAGTCACCGTTTTGTGCCAGAGTCTTCATCGTGACTTTCGTATTGGTGCCGCCAACACCAGCAAAGGCATCGACGCGATAGAAGTCCTCACGAACAATGGGGACACGTGCAATCAGCAGGAACGCATCCTGATCAATTTTGGCAGAATAGTCGGTATTAGGGTCGGCCGGATTTTCTTCACTGTCAGCGAGCTTCTTGGCATAACGAGCGCCCACATCCAGATATTTCATCACAGGATAGGTAATTTCCAGGCCCAACTGCGTGACGCCTTCAATTTTTTTCATGGATTGAGCTTCCAGACTGTCATTCAGTTCATCAAGCTTCACACCCGTCATTCCCGCAAAGAAGCGGGCCTGAACCGGAATCTCAACCGCCGCAGAGGCTGTTGCCGATACGATTAAAGAAAACAAACCAACGACGACAGGGAACTTCATCATAATCACCTCGTGAAGTTCCATAGTAAGTAGGACGAAGCAGTTTACTCAAGTCTGGGCCGCTGGATCCCAACAATTTCTCGACCGCAAACTGAAGATTGTTTTCAGGACTTTTACGGCTTCAACGAAGGGTAAATCTCAATCAGGCTGATCACCCCGTTTACCACGATCTGAAGTCCCACGCAGAATGTGAGAAAACCCACCAGTTTATTGCAGACCTGTGCCGCCTGAGGGCTGAGCTTGGCCAGAATGGTCGGAGCAGAATAGTAGCAAACAAATACCGTCGCACACATCAGCACACTGGCCGTCAGCACGGCCACGACCTTAAACAGGTGCACCTGCGTGTCGGGATGATAGCTGTTGGCACTTAACGCCAATAAAACCGATATCGTCCCCCCTCCCATCGTCGTTGGAAACGCCAGAGGATAGAACAGATGTGACATCAGGGACGTTTGTGGCTTTTGAGAGGACGCAATATTCTTCTCGGGGTCTTCTTCTTCAGACTTTGAAAGAATCTGCAAAGCCATACGCGCAATGATAAAGCCCCCGGCCAGTTGCACCACCGCAGTCGAGATCCCAAACAAACGGAAAAAATAAACCCCAAAAATAGAGACTACAAAACACAGGGCCAGGCAGAACACCGCAATGGACAAGGCCGCCTTACGACGAATCTCTGCGGAGTGCCCCATAAAGAAGGGCCCCACCACCAAAGAACTTCCAATCGGATTGACCGGCGGAAACAGGGCCAGAAATGACAAAAAGACCAAATGAAAGAATGAATGAATCGAGATTGTTTCCATCGCTAAAATCCTGGTTGGGTTCCCTCTAAACTACTTTAAGGTCGCCCTTTCAGACAATGACAATTGATCCGGCTGCGGGCCCACAAATAGTCTTTAAATCCCCCACAATAAGCTTGCGCTAAGCCCTCCAAAGCACTAGAAAAAGTGCCGAAACTGGTGGCATTTTTTCCGGCACGGATCTTGGAATATTTCCCACTGGATTTCCAAAAACCCGTTTTTCGGTGTCGCTATGGCACTGAAATGCGACATGAGAGCAAAGGGCGCAAATGAGAACGTTTAAAACGAACACACCACCAAGATTTTTTTCATCCCTGCTGATTTCAGCTTTGCTGTTCACCGCCTGCAGCCCGACGGCTCAAGCTCCAAAAGGGCCGATCTTCAATTCAGACTTCCTGGAAGGCCTTTACAGCAACCGCCCTACCGTTGAAGATCCGTACATCTTTATCGTCAAACTTTCCAATCCGGCTTTGCTTGAAACCGCCCAAAGAAAAGACGGTAAACTGGTCATCGACAAGAAGCTTCTCGCTGCAATTCAGGCGGAGCAGGAAGCCACCATTGAAGAACTTAAAAAAATCTCTGCCGACATCAAGGTGCTTATCCGCTACAAGCTGGTGCTGAATGGCTTTGCTGTTTGGGCACCTGCGAATGTCTATGAAAAAATCAAGTCCGTTCCCAACATCACTCTTTCTGAAAAAGCCGGCTCTTTCGCCCGTCCCATGGAAGAAGATGACATCAACCTGAAAGGTTTGGTGGGTAAAAACACATCCGTGAACTTCATCGGTTCAGAAGCCGCCTATGCCCAGAATATCCGTGGTCAGGGCATGCGCGTGGGTGTGATCGACACCGGCGTCGACTACACTCATAAAATGCTGGGTGGCGAAGGCACGGAAGAAGCTTACAAGGCCGTGAATCCCAATGAAGCCCACCCGTCTTTCCCGAATAAAAAAGTTGTGGGCGGAATTGATATCGTGGGATCTGAGTACAACTCCGGCCACACGAATCCTCTGAAACGCATTCCAGTTCCTGATGCCAATCCTTTGGATGAAGCGACTCACGGCACCCACGTGGCTGGTACGGTGGCGGGCATTGGCGATGGGATCAACACCTACAGTGGCGTTGCTCCGGATGCCGATCTTTATGCGATCAAAGTTTTTGGCGCAAAAGGTTCCACCAGTGATGAAGTGGTCATCGCCGCTTTGGAATACGCAGCGGATCCGACGGGCGATCTGACTTTCCAGAAGCAACTTGATGTTGTGAACCTGTCTTTGGGCAGCGGTTACGGCAATCCTCATATCATGTACAACCACGCCATTAAAAATCTGGTGCGCGGCGGGACTGTTGTCGTAGCGGCGGCTGGTAACAACGGTGACCTTCCCTACATCGTGGGGGCTCCGTCCGTGTCTGATGATGCTATCTCCGTAGCCAACAGCATCGACAACATGAACCAGAACGTTCTGTTCCCGGCTGCAGAGTTCACTGTGGGTGGCGAAGCATTGATTGTTGAAGCCACCGAAGGGGCCATTTCAAAACCTTTGGCAGAAATCCCGTCCCTGAAAGAGGAGCTGGTATACATCGGCACCGCTGCAAAACCACTGGATGAAGCAACCAAAGCCCGTTTGCAGGGTAAAATTGCTTTGATCGACCGCGGTGAAGTGAACTTCTCTGTTAAAATCCAAGTGGCTCAGGAAAGTGGTGCGATCGGCGTGGTTGTTGCCAACAACGCCGAGGGCGCTGCGATTGTTATGGGTGGCGAAGGTAAATTCGACATCCCGGCAATCATGATTGACCTGGCTTCAGCAAAAAAAGTGAAAGCCGCCATGGCACAAAGCCCGGTGGTGGTTGACTTGAAAACAACTGCCCAGATTGAAAAACCCTGGATGGCGGACACCATCTCCCCGTCTTCGTCCCGCGGTCCGCGCTCTGAAGACGGCATCATCAAGCCTGAAATCTCTGCTCCGGGCACCAACATCATCTCTGCGGCCAGCCGCGCGGGCGACAAAGGCGCCAACATGACCGGCACCAGCATGGCCAGCCCGCACATCGCAGGCGTGATGGCATTGCTCAAACAAAAGTACAACACCCTGTCCCCGGCCGAACTGAAATCCGTTTTGCTGGCGCATGGTAAAGTGATCAATGCCGCTGATAAAAAAGTTTACTCCGTCAGCCGTCAAGGGGCTGGCCGTGTTCAGGTGGCCGAATCCCTGAACGCCAAAATTGTGACTGTGCCTGCGGCAATTTCCTTCGGCATTACAGACGTTGAAAAACAGAAGACCCTGGCTAAAGAAATCACCGTCAAAAATATCAGCGACGAGGCTGTGACTTTGTCCGCCCAATGGACGGGTTCTGAGGCGCTGCAAATCACGGCTCCGACAGTGACTCTGGCGGCAGGCGAATCCAAAACGATTCTGGTGAAGGCTAAAATCAACGGTTCTTTGATGGCCAATCAAACTGACGAGCTGGATGGCTACCTTTCCCTGAAGTCCCAGGACAAAACTTTGGCGCAACTGCCGGCTTTGGCCGTGACTCGCAAGATTTCCAAAATTTCTGCCACGTCCTTGGTGGTTCATTCCTCTTCCAAAACAGACAGCGCTGGCAGTCTGGCGGAAGTGGTTCTGAAAAATGACAGCGTGAATCCGGGTGAAGCTTACCTGTTCAACCTTCTGGGTGCGGACGGCCGTAAGAAATCTCCGAAGCAGGATCTGGTTCACAACCGTAACTGTGACCTGCAGTCTGCGGGTTACCGTGTGATTGAATCCGACAAAGGCCGTGTGCTGCAGGTCGCGTTGAAGCTTTATGAAGGCATGACCACTTGGCAGCGTTGTGAAGTGAATGTGCAGCTTGATTCCAACGGTGACGGTTTGGCGGACCAGGAACTGGCAGGATTGCCGGCTTCGGACCTGCCGGGCATGACCGGAGACGACTTTGTCAGCTTGCTTTTGGATGGCAATGCCGCCCGTGATATGCGCCGCCAGTATGAAAAAGACTTTGCCGCAGATCCAAGCAAGGCCAAAGAAGACTACAGCGGTGCTGTTTTGGATATGCGCGGAATGGGCGTCTTTGACAACTCCACTTTGGCTATCATCGAGGCTGATATTTCGTTGTTGTCCTTTGCAGAAACTGGCGAGATCAGCCTGAAGGTCTCTACAACCCACGGTGACAACGGCGCGATCGAATACGACGACTATCTGGGTGAGCACAGCTCTCAGTGGGAAAAGGTCTCTGTGAATACGAATGCTCAGGCCTATACACAAATCCCGGAAATCATCGAACTGGATTCCCAATCCAGCACCACCGTGAACCTGATCAAAGGTTATGGCGCAGGTGATTTGATCCTATACGCTCCTCAGAATCGCTCGGTTCGGGATGTCCTGCTTGAGGACAACCAGTCCCAGTTGATTCCAGCCACGTTCAGCGACGAAAATTAATTTTCGTTTGTAATTTTCGCCAACATCCATAAACTTTAAAGGGGGATTGCAATCCCCCTTTTTTTTCTCTTTAAGGATGGTGGCTATGAAACAACTTCTGGTATTTACGGCTTTGGCACTTCTTTCCTCTTGCGCGATGAAGGGGCAAAGTATTCGTGATGTTCCCACTATCAACTCTCAAAACATTCAGGCCCCGCTTCGTGATCTTC
Coding sequences within it:
- a CDS encoding MarC family protein, giving the protein METISIHSFFHLVFLSFLALFPPVNPIGSSLVVGPFFMGHSAEIRRKAALSIAVFCLALCFVVSIFGVYFFRLFGISTAVVQLAGGFIIARMALQILSKSEEEDPEKNIASSQKPQTSLMSHLFYPLAFPTTMGGGTISVLLALSANSYHPDTQVHLFKVVAVLTASVLMCATVFVCYYSAPTILAKLSPQAAQVCNKLVGFLTFCVGLQIVVNGVISLIEIYPSLKP
- a CDS encoding S8 family serine peptidase; its protein translation is MRTFKTNTPPRFFSSLLISALLFTACSPTAQAPKGPIFNSDFLEGLYSNRPTVEDPYIFIVKLSNPALLETAQRKDGKLVIDKKLLAAIQAEQEATIEELKKISADIKVLIRYKLVLNGFAVWAPANVYEKIKSVPNITLSEKAGSFARPMEEDDINLKGLVGKNTSVNFIGSEAAYAQNIRGQGMRVGVIDTGVDYTHKMLGGEGTEEAYKAVNPNEAHPSFPNKKVVGGIDIVGSEYNSGHTNPLKRIPVPDANPLDEATHGTHVAGTVAGIGDGINTYSGVAPDADLYAIKVFGAKGSTSDEVVIAALEYAADPTGDLTFQKQLDVVNLSLGSGYGNPHIMYNHAIKNLVRGGTVVVAAAGNNGDLPYIVGAPSVSDDAISVANSIDNMNQNVLFPAAEFTVGGEALIVEATEGAISKPLAEIPSLKEELVYIGTAAKPLDEATKARLQGKIALIDRGEVNFSVKIQVAQESGAIGVVVANNAEGAAIVMGGEGKFDIPAIMIDLASAKKVKAAMAQSPVVVDLKTTAQIEKPWMADTISPSSSRGPRSEDGIIKPEISAPGTNIISAASRAGDKGANMTGTSMASPHIAGVMALLKQKYNTLSPAELKSVLLAHGKVINAADKKVYSVSRQGAGRVQVAESLNAKIVTVPAAISFGITDVEKQKTLAKEITVKNISDEAVTLSAQWTGSEALQITAPTVTLAAGESKTILVKAKINGSLMANQTDELDGYLSLKSQDKTLAQLPALAVTRKISKISATSLVVHSSSKTDSAGSLAEVVLKNDSVNPGEAYLFNLLGADGRKKSPKQDLVHNRNCDLQSAGYRVIESDKGRVLQVALKLYEGMTTWQRCEVNVQLDSNGDGLADQELAGLPASDLPGMTGDDFVSLLLDGNAARDMRRQYEKDFAADPSKAKEDYSGAVLDMRGMGVFDNSTLAIIEADISLLSFAETGEISLKVSTTHGDNGAIEYDDYLGEHSSQWEKVSVNTNAQAYTQIPEIIELDSQSSTTVNLIKGYGAGDLILYAPQNRSVRDVLLEDNQSQLIPATFSDEN